One genomic region from Arthrobacter sp. YN encodes:
- a CDS encoding carbohydrate ABC transporter permease, producing MSAIGELSTMTRRKGPMTKEEKKANGRDNKAAYIFLSPWLVGLVAITVGPMLMSLYLSFTDYNLLQPPEWVGLDNFVRMFGDARLHNSLGVTFTYVLVGVPLQLAVALIIALVLDKGLRGLPFYRSIFYLPSLLGGSVAVAILWKQIFGTTGLVNQVLAMVGIQGPGWISDPNTALGSIILLHVWTFGSPMIIFLAGLRQIPVMYYEAAEVDGATTLQKFWRITLPMLSPIIFFNLVLQIIGSFQSFTQAFIVSGGNGGPSDSTMFFTLYLYQKGFGQFDMGYASAMAWFLLVIIGVFTAINFIASKYWVFYDD from the coding sequence ATGAGCGCCATAGGCGAACTCTCAACGATGACCCGCCGCAAGGGCCCCATGACCAAGGAAGAGAAGAAGGCCAACGGCCGCGACAACAAGGCCGCGTACATCTTCCTTTCGCCGTGGTTGGTGGGTTTGGTGGCCATCACTGTTGGCCCCATGTTGATGTCGTTGTACTTGTCGTTCACGGACTACAACCTTCTCCAGCCGCCTGAATGGGTGGGCCTGGATAACTTCGTCCGAATGTTCGGCGATGCCAGGCTTCACAACTCGCTGGGTGTGACCTTTACGTACGTGCTGGTGGGTGTTCCGCTGCAGTTGGCGGTGGCGCTGATCATCGCACTGGTCCTGGACAAGGGTCTCCGCGGTCTCCCGTTCTACCGGTCCATCTTCTACTTGCCCTCCCTGCTGGGCGGCTCCGTTGCCGTTGCCATCCTGTGGAAGCAGATCTTCGGCACCACGGGCCTGGTCAACCAGGTCCTGGCGATGGTGGGCATCCAAGGTCCCGGTTGGATCTCCGACCCCAACACCGCGCTTGGCTCCATCATCCTGCTGCACGTCTGGACCTTCGGCAGCCCCATGATTATCTTCCTGGCCGGCCTGCGCCAGATCCCTGTGATGTACTACGAGGCAGCCGAAGTTGATGGTGCCACCACGTTGCAGAAGTTCTGGCGGATCACCCTGCCGATGCTGAGCCCCATCATCTTCTTCAACCTGGTGCTGCAGATCATCGGTTCGTTCCAGTCGTTCACCCAGGCGTTCATCGTCTCCGGCGGCAACGGCGGCCCGTCCGACTCCACCATGTTCTTCACGCTGTACCTGTACCAAAAGGGCTTCGGCCAGTTCGATATGGGTTACGCCTCAGCGATGGCCTGGTTCCTGCTGGTCATCATCGGTGTCTTCACTGCCATCAACTTCATCGCTTCAAAGTATTGGGTGTTCTACGATGACTAA